In Erigeron canadensis isolate Cc75 chromosome 1, C_canadensis_v1, whole genome shotgun sequence, a single window of DNA contains:
- the LOC122585881 gene encoding probable metal-nicotianamine transporter YSL7 → MEKAFSNEQVPNWRDQITCRAIVTSLILSVVFNFIVCKLNLTTGIIPSLNVAAGLLGFAMLKLYTAVLDKFGLLKQPFTRQENTVIQTCVVASSGIAFSSGTASYLLGMSKDVAAQLETGNDPNNVKKLAPGWMIGYLFAVSFVGLFSIVPLKRVMILKSKLTYPSGTATAYLINSFHTPKGAKLAKKQVSVLFKSFSFSFVWAFFQWFSAAGDGCGFASFPTFGLKAFAQRFYFDFSATYVGVGLICPYMVNISLLIGAIMSWGIMWPLIEAKKGKWYSADLSASSLHGIQGYRVFIAVATMLGDGLFQVLYMAIVMSISFYKKRSKKSGSSSLEKDEPVSFDEQKRNEYFNKDQIPKLAAVVGYLVLAAISTIVVPLFIFPQLKWYHMIVAYIIAPILAFCNAYGCGLTDWSLASNYGKLAILIFSAWAGTQNGGIVAGLAACGVMMNIVSTASDLMQDFKTGYLTLSSPRSMFLSQVIGTAIGCIMSPLVFWVFYRAYSVGDPHGSYPAPYGALYRGIAVLGSEGLGSLPHNCLKLSIGFFFGAILLNLLTLLLKLYETKYRLYRFVPSPMCMAIPFYLGAYFAIDMCIGSLILFIWEKKNKKAAKELAPAVASGMICGDSLWGVPAAILSMVGVKAPMCMKFLSASVNKKVDGFLGN, encoded by the exons ATGGAAAAAGCTTTTTCAAACGAGCAAGTTCCAAACTGGAGAGATCAAATAACGTGTCGAGCAATCGTTACGAGTTTAATACTTTCCGTTGTTTTCAACTTCATAGTTTGCAAACTCAACCTCACCACAGGCATTATCCCTTCACTTAATGTTGCTGCCGGTTTGCTTGGTTTCGCCATGTTAAAATTATATACCGCGGTTCTTGATAAATTCGGTCTTTTGAAGCAACCCTTTACTCGTCAAGAGAATACTGTTATCCAAACTTGTGTCGTCGCTTCTTCTGGAATCGCGTTTAGCA GTGGCACGGCAAGTTATTTATTAGGAATGAGTAAAGATGTTGCGGCTCAACTCGAGACTGGAAACGACCCGAATAATGTGAAGAAGCTGGCTCCAGGATGGATGATTGGATATCTCTTTGCTGTGAGCTTTGTTGGTCTCTTCTCAATTGTGCCCCTTAAAAGG GTGATGATCTTGAAGTCAAAGCTCACTTATCCAAGTGGAACCGCAACTGCATACCTTATAAACAGCTTCCATACTCCCAAGGGAGCCAAGTTAGCAAA GAAGCAAGTCTCAGTTCTATTCAAGTCCTTCTCGTTTAGCTTCGTGTGGGCTTTTTTTCAGTGGTTTTCCGCTGCTGGTGATGGCTGTGGGTTCGCTAGTTTTCCTACCTTTGGTCTTAAAGCTTTTGCACAAAG GTTCTATTTTGACTTCTCAGCAACTTATGTTGGTGTTGGGTTGATTTGCCCTTATATGGTTAACATTTCATTACTTATCGGGGCAATTATGTCTTGGGGAATAATGTGGCCACTCATTGAAGCCAAGAAAGGAAAATGGTACTCAGCTGATTTATCCGCAAGCAGTCTTCATGGCATTCAAGGATATAGG GTATTTATTGCTGTTGCAACCATGCTTGGAGACGGATTGTTTCAAGTTTTATACATGGCGATCGTGATGTCGATTAGCTTTTATAAAAAGAGGTCAAAGAAGTCCGGGTCTTCATCTCTTGAAAAAGATGAGCCAGTTAGTTTTGATGAACAAAAACGGAACGAGTATTTCAATAAAGATCAAATCCCAAAGTTAGCAGCCGTTGTAGGGTACCTGGTCTTGGCAGCAATATCAACAATAGTAGTTCCTCTTTTCATTTTCCCACAATTAAAATGGTACCATATGATAGTCGCCTACATCATTGCCCCTATCCTTGCATTTTGCAACGCGTATGGTTGTGGTCTAACCGACTGGTCACTAGCTTCCAACTATGGAAAGTTAGCCATCTTGATATTCAGCGCATGGGCTGGGACACAAAATGGCGGAATCGTTGCAGGTCTTGCAGCATGTGGTGTGATGATGAATATTGTTTCTACAGCTTCTGACTTAATGCAAGATTTCAAAACCGGCTACCTTACACTCTCATCTCCTCGTTCCATGTTCCTTAGCCAAGTTATTGGAACGGCAATTGGATGCATTATGTCACCTTTAGTATTTTGGGTCTTTTACCGTGCATATTCAGTAGGTGATCCACATGGATCTTACCCAGCCCCGTATGGTGCTCTTTATCGTGGAATAGCAGTTCTTGGATCTGAAGGACTCGGTTCCCTTCCACATAATTGTCTAAAACTGTCAATTGGATTTTTCTTTGGAGCCATTCTTTTAAATCTCTTAACTTTACTATTGAAGCTGTATGAAACCAAGTACAGATTATACAGGTTTGTTCCCAGTCCAATGTGTATGGCTATCCCATTCTACCTTGGTGCTTATTTTGCAATCGATATGTGTATCGGGAGTTTGATTCTATTCATATGggagaagaagaacaagaaggCAGCAAAGGAACTAGCACCAGCTGTGGCATCAGGTATGATTTGTGGTGACTCGCTGTGGGGAGTGCCAGCAGCTATTTTGTCCATGGTTGGTGTGAAGGCTCCAATGTGCATGAAGTTTCTTTCTGCTTCAGTTAACAAAAAAGTAGATGGCTTCTTGGGTAATTGA
- the LOC122585871 gene encoding DEAD-box ATP-dependent RNA helicase FANCM encodes MASTAAIPMIDEFDDFDWEAAVKEIDEACNKATASNITSASSNHSVAVPLHNSNSNVFGSYPNSKITNKPFSSSRQSTLDRFIGSKPVNQNPRNDARDAVLCEDNDFNDDDADRVKINPETAKTWLYPENVPVRDYQLSITQTALFSNTLVSLPTGLGKTLIAAVVMYNYYNWFPEGKIVFAAPSRPLVMQQIEACHKIVGIPQDDTTDMTGQISPSNRVSLWQTKRVFFVTPQVLEKDIQSGSCVGKQLVCLVIDEAHRASGNYSYCVAVRELMAASVQFRILALTATPGSNHQTIQQVIDNLQISCLEHRSESDPDVTPYVHDRKIELIKVEMGKDAIEVNSLLLRVMRPYVDKLKSYRVFPNRDYQTISPIDYINARDEFRKAPPKDLPQHRCREVEGFYSTLITLSHIRKLLSAHGIHPTFVMLEKQLEQGSFAHFMSRNEDFHKAKVVMQQYLSHGAHSPKFSKMLEVLVEHFRNNDPQKSRVIIFTHYRESVRDIMSSLATIGEYAKAAEFVGQTSGKTLKGQSQKVQQAVLEKFRAGLFNIIVATSIGEEGLDIMEVDLVISFDANISPLRMIQRMGRTGRKSKGRVVVLACEGSELKGYIRKQAISKKLRKFMLNGGMNSFQFHSSPRMVPHVFKPEKVLHKFFIEEYVPRGKKAKDDDAIQTPKYKLKLTALETDLLAKYFDPSSENCWRPSLIAFPHFQEFPSKVHEVSHSMRTTMLIDTMQYLHGLSFSRTFGAQDEKTLEEHCRVETVEYHTSPTREGVRTQKGPETDIYSLIDTSKTEETHNKSVGGSQKPSIHTYLFCSDFTSVDSLGRVVILSVPSFPLNQVSSTNSSSPRNTLLVNSLKSNSDHLNASNGEYPNKTLDDDFETSCLRVSIDLPEDKIGGDDSVFQTEIFNLEALNTELNIHGSPSVEVENTHSGNDLSTDAIAGDLSPRLTNLLMSGVVPESPIDNGTLMEVKGCLCPDVDMIPNSSISLVPTKSDAGVKESTPDRVNVATSCKQAEIRTPRIDLPNGSSAKCVLASNVPGEFQAPLTKLSNGSCSQDWLLSSGEKSFSQPKPRLKRLRKYGDIKSDNFLDKKKTADISSSSGASCAKLDHPYNMFGRGDPKLSKTARVFIDDEAEVSSDASGDEEADENENSYGGSFIDDRINLTVRSTQGEASPCDPMAFYRRSLLTQSPIVDYSSGNSISIDRKHDDESAAATTNPYLHTNGESSSINLNAKRLSSDSVIPGSTNEVKKRKLSFSDGESLPIRNLEKEICLDPEALGNIASSEVDEFDNDDFYQGIDLDALEEQAIKQLRLKSELSNKKSNNHNLEFFDAPSFDLGIE; translated from the exons ATGGCGTCAACTGCTGCTATTCCGATGATCGACGAGTTCGAC gATTTTGATTGGGAAGCAGCCGTTAAAGAAATCGATGAAGCTTGTAATAAAGCCACTGCTTCTAATATTACTAGTGCTAGTAGTAATCATAGTGTAGCAGTCCCTTTACATAATTCCAATTCAAATGTGTTTGGTTCTTACCCTAACAGTAAAATTACCAACAAACCCTTTTCGTCTTCTCGTCAATCGACACTCGATAGATTCATTGGATCGAAACCCGTCAATCAGAATCCAAGAAATGATGCCCGAGATGCTGTTTTGTGCGAGGATAATGactttaatgatgatgatgctgatagaGTTAAGATTAACCCCGAGACTGCGAAAACCTGGTTATATCCAG AAAATGTCCCAGTTCGTGATTATCAATTATCTATTACGCAAACAGCTCTATTTTCAAATACATTGGTGTCACTACCTACTGGACTTGGAAAAACTCTTATTGCCGCTGTTGTGATGTATAATTACTATAATTGGTTTCCTGAAG GTAAGATTGTGTTTGCTGCTCCTTCTCGTCCTCTTGTAATGCAACAAATAGAAGCATGCCACAAAATTGTGGGAATTCCACAA GATGACACAACTGATATGACCGGTCAAATAAGTCCCTCAAATAGAGTATCCCTTTGGCAAACGAAACGAGTTTTCTTTGTTACCCCACAAGTTCTTGAAAAGGATATACAATCTG GTTCATGTGTGGGGAAACAACTAGTGTGTTTAGTGATCGATGAGGCTCACCGTGCTTCTGGCAATTATTCCTACTGTGTGGCTGTTCGCGAG CTAATGGCTGCTTCAGTACAATTCAGAATATTAGCTCTAACTGCAACACCGGGAT CTAATCATCAGACCATTCAGCAAGTTATTGACAACTTGCAAATATCTTGTCTTGAGCATCGAAGCGAGAGTGACCCTGACGTGACTCCATATGTACATGATAGGAAGATTGAACTAATAAAG GTTGAGATGGGGAAAGATGCCATTGAAGTAAACAGTTTGCTACTCCGTGTAATGCGTCCATATGTTGACAAGCTTAAATCTTATAGAGTATTCCCAAACAGAGACTATCAAACA ATTAGCCCAATTGATTATATTAACGCAAGGGATGAATTCCGCAAAGCACCACCAAAAGACCTTCCCCAACACAGGTGTAGGGAAGTCGAAGGGTTTTATAGTACCCTGATCACCCTATCTCATATAAGGAAGTTGCTTTCAGCTCATGGTATACATCCGACCTTTGTGATGCTTGAAAAACAATTGGAGCAAGG GTCTTTTGCTCACTTTATGAGTAGAAATGAAGATTTTCATAAAGCCAAGGTTGTGATGCAACAATATCTCTCTCATGGTGCTCATAGTCCAAAGTTCTCAAAGATGTTAGAAGTACTAGTTGAGCACTTCA GAAACAATGATCCCCAGAAGTCGAGAGTTATTATTTTCACACACTATAGAGAGAGTGTAAG GGACATAATGTCATCATTAGCCACCATTGGGGAATATGCTAAAGCTGCGGAGTTTGTTGGTCAAACCTCAG GTAAAACATTAAAGGGTCAGTCACAAAAAGTTCAACAGGCTGTCTTAGAG AAATTCCGGGCTGGATTATTCAATATTATTGTTGCAACATCAATTGGAGAAGAAGGCCTAGATATCATGGAAGTTGATCTCGTGATAAGTTTTGATGCTAATATTTCACCTTTGCGAATGATTCAACGCATGGGGAGAACCGGTAGGAAGAGCAAAGGGCGAGTTG TGGTCTTAGCTTGTGAAGGCTCAGAGCTTAAGGGTTATATTAGAAAGCAAGCGATCAGCAAGAAACTGAGAAAGTTTATGCTAAATGGAGGAATGAATAGCTTTCAGTTTCACTCTAGTCCAAGGATG GTTCCACATGTTTTTAAACCTGAAAAAGTTCTTCATAAATTCTTCATTGAAGAATATGTTCCTCGTGGAAAGAAAGCAAAAGATGACGACGCAATTCAAACTCCCAAGTACAAACTTAAACTTACAGCTTTGGAGACGGATCTGCTTGCAAAATACTTCGACCCGTCCTCAGAAAATTGTTGGAGACCCTCTCTTATCGCTTTCCCTCACTTCCAGGAATTTCCATCAAAAGTGCATGAAGTTTCACATTCCATGAGAACCACCATGCTAATCGATACAATGCAATATTTGCATGGATTATCGTTTTCTAGAACGTTTGGTGCCCAG GATGAAAAGACCTTGGAAGAACACTGCAGAGTTGAAACTGTTGAGTATCATACTAGCCCTACAAGAG AAGGGGTTCGAACACAAAAAGGACCTGAAACCGATATATATTCTCTTATAGACACCTCCAAAACCGAGGAGACACACAATAAGTCTGTTGGTGGATCCCAAAAGCCTTCCATTCATACCTACCTATTTTGTTCTGACTTTACCTCTGTTGATTCACTTGGAAGGGTTGTGATTTTGTCTGTACCTTCTTTTCCTCTAAATCAAGTTTCTTCGACTAACAGTTCAAGTCCACGGAACACCTTGCTTGTCAACTCTTTAAAGTCCAATTCTGATCATTTAAATGCTTCAAATGGAGAGTATCCAAACAAAACActagatgatgattttgagacATCTTGTTTACGGGTATCCATTGACTTGCCAGAGGACAAAATAGGTGGAGATGATAGTGTTTTTCAGACAGAGATCTTTAATTTAGAGGCATTAAATACAGAACTTAACATCCATGGGTCTCCTAGTGTAGAGGTAGAAAACACTCATTCGGGTAATGACTTGAGCACTGATGCTATAGCAGGTGACCTTAGTCCTCGACTAACTAATCTTTTGATGAGTGGTGTTGTTCCAGAGTCCCCGATAGACAACG GCACATTAATGGAAGTGAAAGGTTGTTTATGTCCAGATGTTGATATGATCCCGAATTCCTCCATATCTTTGGTTCCAACTAAGAGTGATGCAGGAGTTAAGGAGAGTACTCCAGATAGAGTGAATGTCGCAACATCGTGTAAGCAGGCAGAAATACGAACTCCACGAATTGATTTGCCAAATGGTTCTTCTGCAAAGTGCGTTTTAGCTTCTAATGTTCCGGGTGAATTCCAGGCTCCTCTGACAAAGTTGTCTAATGGTAGTTGTAGTCAAGACTGGCTTTTAAGTTCTGGAGAAAAATCATTTAGTCAACCTAAGCCCAGGCTTAAAAGGTTACGGAAGTATGGTGATATCAAAAGTGATAATTTTTTAGATAAGAAAAAAACTGCAGACATTTCATCATCTTCTGGTGCATCATGTGCTAAATTGGATCATCCTTACAACATGTTTGGTAGAG GTGATCCAAAGCTGTCAAAGACTGCCAGAGTTTTTATCGATGATGAAGCTGA AGTGTCTTCTGATGCATCTGGTGATGAGGAAGCTGACGAGAATGAAAATTCGTATGGTGGTAGCTTTATAGATGACAGGATAAATCTTACAGTGAGAAGCACCCAAGGAGAAGCTTCTCCATGTGATCCGATGGCCTTTTATAG ACGGTCTTTACTCACTCAATCACCAATCGTAGATTATAGTTCTGGCAACAGCATTTCTATAGACCGAAAGCATGATGATGAAAGtgcagcagcaacaacaaatccatatCTTCATACTAATGGAGAGTCATCATCCATAAATTTGAATGCCAAACGGTTGTCTTCAGATAGTGTAATTCCTGGCAGCACCAATGAAgttaagaaaagaaagttgagtTTTTCTGACGGTGAGTCACTTCCTATCCGTAACTTAGAAAAGGAAATATGTTTAGACCCTGAAGCACTTGGTAATATAGCATCATCAGAAGTCGATGAATTTGATAATGATGACTTCTATCAAGGGATTGATCTTGATGCATTAGAAGAACAAGCTATCAAACAACTAAGATTAAAGTCGGAGCTGtcgaataaaaaatcaaataaccACAATTTGGAGTTCTTCGACGCTCCTTCTTTTGACTTGGGAATTGAATAG